In the Natranaerobius trueperi genome, TAAAAACTCCGGACTAGATACAACTAAAACATAGTATCCGTATTCTCTGAGATAATCCTTTCTATTTCACTATTAGTACCAACAGGTACAGTACTTTTAGTAACTATAATCTTGTAGCTATTCATTGCTTAGCAATGTTTTTAATAGCTGTTCTAACTTGTGTTAGATCAGCTGATCCATCTTCATTAGATGGAGTACCAACAGCTAAAAAGATTATATCCGTATGTTTAACAGTTTTCTCTAAGTCAGTAGTAAAAGCTAACTTACCAGCAACACAATTCCTTTCAAGAAGTTTATCCATCCCAGGCTCATAGATAGGAACTTGTCCATTTTTTAATTTATCTATTTTATCTTTATCCTTATCAACACATACAACTGTATTACCCATATCTGAAAGACATACACCAGTAGATAAACCTACATACCCTGTTCCGATAACTGAAATTTTACGCAAACCTCTTCACCGTCCTTAATTAATTTCTGTAACTACTTGATATCTTGTAATAATCCCATTAGC is a window encoding:
- a CDS encoding 2-dehydropantoate 2-reductase N-terminal domain-containing protein, producing MRKISVIGTGYVGLSTGVCLSDMGNTVVCVDKDKDKIDKLKNGQVPIYEPGMDKLLERNCVAGKLAFTTDLEKTVKHTDIIFLAVGTPSNEDGSADLTQVRTAIKNIAKQ